The following coding sequences are from one Pseudomonas oryzae window:
- a CDS encoding SMI1/KNR4 family protein → MEDIIDKLHELNEPVPVPLELPDEDTLVEIQEQILIHLPFELREYLLKASDVVYGQLEPVTASDPQSHTYLPDVAARAWDEGLPRYLVPLCEDRGRYYAVDPEGQVLLWDGEIDEEQSWDSVWQWVEEVWLEGA, encoded by the coding sequence GTGGAAGACATCATCGACAAGCTGCACGAACTCAACGAGCCGGTACCGGTGCCGCTGGAGCTGCCGGACGAGGACACCCTGGTGGAGATCCAGGAGCAGATCCTCATCCACCTGCCGTTCGAGCTGCGCGAGTACCTGCTCAAGGCCAGCGACGTGGTCTACGGCCAGCTCGAGCCGGTTACCGCCAGCGACCCGCAGTCGCACACCTACCTGCCGGACGTCGCCGCGCGCGCCTGGGACGAGGGCCTGCCGCGCTACCTGGTGCCGCTGTGCGAGGACCGCGGTCGCTACTACGCGGTCGATCCGGAGGGCCAGGTGCTGCTGTGGGACGGCGAGATCGACGAGGAGCAGAGCTGGGACTCGGTGTGGCAGTGGGTCGAGGAGGTCTGGCTGGAAGGCGCCTGA
- a CDS encoding FUSC family protein has product MQGKRAELKRLLLAQWRQLVTINPSDRPWQKPFAAALASGLPLLIGTLLGRMDYGLVAALGGLVYLYTPRTPLYHRMLTVMSCAFAMIACYTLGLLSHLVPLLMMPTLVFVTILVTMASRFYGLGPPGSLFFVMAASIGAYTPLPWEQVPLMVGLLAMGALLACLIAFFYSAYILRSREPDPAPPLPAPTFDFVVFDAVVIGLCVGLALAIAQLLQLEKAYWVPVSCLAVIQGASLQAVWNRHLQRLLGTAIGLLLAWGLLLLPLERWNIVLAMMLLVFVVETAVVRHYGFAVIFITPMTILLAEAATLGQSPVAPLIEARFYDTLLGCVVGLAGGACIHSVRFRAVAGRQLRRLVPARFTRQGLYEASAERRSGTTKSGEDAEFTGRK; this is encoded by the coding sequence ATGCAGGGCAAACGGGCGGAACTGAAACGACTGCTGCTGGCGCAGTGGCGGCAGCTGGTGACCATCAACCCCAGCGACCGCCCCTGGCAGAAGCCGTTCGCCGCGGCGCTGGCCAGCGGCCTGCCGCTGCTGATCGGCACGCTGCTCGGGCGTATGGACTACGGGCTGGTCGCGGCGCTGGGCGGGCTGGTCTACCTGTACACGCCGCGCACGCCGCTGTACCACCGCATGCTGACGGTGATGAGCTGCGCCTTCGCGATGATCGCCTGCTATACCCTGGGCCTGCTGAGCCACCTGGTGCCGCTGCTGATGATGCCGACGCTGGTGTTCGTCACCATCCTGGTGACCATGGCCAGCCGCTTCTACGGCCTGGGCCCGCCGGGCAGCCTGTTCTTCGTCATGGCCGCGTCGATCGGCGCCTACACGCCGCTGCCCTGGGAGCAGGTGCCGCTGATGGTTGGCCTGCTGGCCATGGGTGCGCTGCTGGCCTGCCTGATCGCCTTCTTCTACAGCGCCTACATTCTGCGCTCGCGCGAGCCCGATCCGGCGCCGCCGCTGCCGGCGCCGACCTTCGATTTCGTGGTGTTCGACGCGGTGGTGATCGGCCTGTGCGTCGGCCTGGCGCTGGCCATCGCCCAGCTGCTGCAGCTGGAGAAGGCCTACTGGGTGCCGGTCAGCTGCCTGGCGGTGATCCAGGGCGCCTCGCTGCAGGCGGTGTGGAACCGCCACCTGCAGCGCCTGCTCGGTACCGCCATCGGCCTGCTGCTGGCCTGGGGGCTGTTGCTGCTGCCGCTGGAGCGCTGGAACATCGTCCTGGCGATGATGCTGCTGGTCTTCGTGGTGGAGACGGCGGTGGTGCGCCACTACGGCTTCGCGGTGATCTTCATCACGCCGATGACCATCCTCCTCGCCGAGGCCGCCACCCTCGGCCAGAGCCCGGTCGCCCCGCTGATCGAGGCGCGCTTCTACGACACCCTGCTCGGCTGTGTGGTCGGCCTGGCCGGCGGCGCCTGCATCCACAGCGTGCGCTTCCGCGCCGTGGCCGGCCGCCAGCTGCGCCGGCTGGTGCCGGCGCGCTTCACCCGCCAGGGCCTGTACGAAGCGTCAGCCGAGCGAAGGTCAGGCACGACGAAAAGCGGCGAGGACGCGGAGTTTACTGGTCGCAAATGA
- a CDS encoding SagB/ThcOx family dehydrogenase, translating to MPTQPPSATTAMQVVRDYHQRTKHRLTGYARGPGSLDWDAQPAPFRHFDGAAQLALPRLAALDPGSALHAALTRPFAALASQAPLPADLASLGALLQLSLGLTAWKSYGPDRWALRANPSSGNLHPAEAYLLVGGIDGLADGLYHYRPENHALELRAAHPAGCGGPRLAVLLTSVIWREAWKYGERAFRYCQLDCGHAAGALRYAAAALGWTLAEQAQVGSACLARLAGSDRLAEFPAVRRAETELEEAEILLAVGLDGAPPTPWVATELRALADAAQWHGVASPIDRQPMYAWPVLAVVAEASRRVDGEPPALAARPAPRPRAPGEAPQALRTLIDGRRSAQRFDPRHTMSLAQFAAILARLQPAGLPWDVLAAPSRVALLLFVHRVDGLVPGLYLLPRSAAQLDALRPLLAGRFRLGPIPGVDALLQLTAVEPAALARIARALHCHQELASSACFAVGMLGEFDAALAEGPHAYRALHRECGLLGQVLYLEAEVHGLRGTGIGCFFDDPVHELFGLSGTAWQSLYHFTVGRALDDARIESAPAYPD from the coding sequence ATGCCGACCCAGCCCCCGTCCGCCACCACCGCCATGCAGGTGGTGCGCGACTACCACCAGCGCACCAAGCACCGCCTGACCGGTTATGCGCGCGGCCCCGGCAGCCTCGACTGGGACGCCCAGCCGGCACCGTTCCGCCATTTCGACGGCGCCGCGCAGCTCGCCTTGCCGCGTCTGGCCGCGCTGGACCCGGGCAGCGCCCTGCACGCGGCGCTGACCCGGCCGTTCGCAGCGCTGGCGAGCCAGGCGCCGCTGCCGGCCGATCTGGCCAGCCTCGGCGCCCTGCTGCAGCTGTCGCTCGGCCTCACCGCCTGGAAGAGCTACGGCCCGGACCGCTGGGCGCTGCGCGCCAACCCCTCCAGCGGCAACCTGCATCCCGCCGAGGCCTACCTGCTGGTCGGCGGCATCGACGGGCTGGCCGACGGTCTCTACCACTACCGTCCGGAGAATCATGCGCTGGAGCTGCGGGCCGCCCATCCCGCCGGCTGCGGCGGCCCGCGCCTGGCCGTGCTGCTGACCTCGGTGATCTGGCGCGAGGCCTGGAAGTACGGCGAGCGTGCCTTCCGCTACTGTCAGCTGGACTGCGGCCACGCCGCCGGCGCCCTGCGCTACGCCGCTGCCGCCCTCGGCTGGACGCTCGCCGAGCAGGCGCAGGTCGGCAGCGCCTGCCTGGCGCGGCTGGCCGGCAGCGACCGCCTGGCCGAGTTCCCCGCCGTCCGCCGCGCCGAGACGGAGCTCGAGGAGGCGGAGATCCTCCTCGCCGTCGGCCTGGACGGCGCGCCGCCGACACCGTGGGTCGCCACCGAGCTGCGTGCGCTGGCCGATGCCGCGCAGTGGCACGGCGTCGCCTCGCCGATCGACCGTCAGCCGATGTACGCCTGGCCGGTGCTCGCCGTGGTGGCCGAGGCCAGCCGCCGTGTGGACGGCGAGCCGCCAGCCCTCGCCGCACGGCCGGCGCCGCGCCCGCGCGCGCCCGGCGAGGCGCCCCAGGCGCTGCGGACGCTGATCGACGGCCGGCGCAGCGCACAGCGCTTCGATCCGCGCCACACGATGAGCCTCGCCCAGTTCGCCGCCATCCTCGCCCGCCTGCAGCCCGCCGGCCTGCCCTGGGATGTGCTCGCCGCCCCGTCGCGCGTCGCCCTGCTGCTGTTCGTCCACCGCGTCGACGGCCTGGTACCCGGCCTCTACCTGCTGCCGCGCAGCGCGGCGCAACTGGACGCCCTGCGCCCGCTGCTGGCCGGGCGCTTCCGTCTCGGGCCGATCCCCGGCGTCGACGCGCTGCTGCAGCTCACCGCCGTCGAGCCGGCGGCGCTGGCGCGCATCGCCCGCGCCCTGCATTGCCACCAGGAGCTGGCCTCCAGCGCCTGCTTCGCCGTCGGCATGCTCGGCGAGTTCGACGCCGCCCTGGCGGAGGGCCCGCACGCCTACCGCGCGCTGCATCGCGAGTGCGGCCTGCTCGGCCAGGTGCTCTACCTCGAGGCCGAAGTCCACGGCCTGCGTGGCACCGGCATCGGCTGTTTCTTCGACGACCCGGTGCACGAGCTGTTCGGCCTGTCCGGTACGGCCTGGCAGAGCCTCTACCACTTCACCGTCGGCCGGGCGCTGGACGATGCGCGCATCGAGTCCGCCCCGGCCTACCCCGACTGA
- a CDS encoding PhoX family protein, which yields MSRESDHAVLFGNGDELPSNPSANPHLGELIDQRRRQLLAGGAALGLLGFLGVSPWAAAAQPAGAPPFARRHGLAFDAVAVTRADRVTVPAGYRATPLIPWGTPITGSYPAFRADAGNSAAEQAEQTGMHHDGMHFFPIDGQGGGGQRSDHGLLVVNHEYIDAPLLHPDGPTVVDGRRTSAEEVRKEINAHGVSVVEIRRDAGGDWQVVPGPRNRRITAATPMQITGPARGHALLATAWSPDGTATRGTQNNCANGFTPWGTYLTCEENWAGYFASRDAAKPRELSRYGVASSSRYGWETLEGDEFRRFDASRTAGDASGDYRNEPNHFGWIVEIDPFDPESVPVKHTALGRFAHEGLIFANPQPGRPLVCYSGDDSRGEYIYKYVSRDRYAPGRADGRLLDEGTLYVARFNADGSGAWLALDIEDAEFRVACAAAGVSFADQGDVLINTRSAADAVGATRMDRPEWGAVHPQSNEVYFTLTNNTNRTAADAANPRINNAYGHIVRWREDQADNAGRRFAWDIFLLAGPQGDSQGPDGQALDADNILASPDGLWFDPQGRLWIQTDMSGSQLSSGPFGNNQMLVADPASGEVKRFLVGPLGAEVTGIAATPDMRTLFVNIQHPGEGSTATNLLSSWPDGPGRRPRSATVAIRREDGQRLL from the coding sequence GTGAGCCGCGAATCCGACCACGCCGTGCTGTTTGGCAACGGCGATGAACTGCCCAGCAACCCCTCCGCCAATCCGCACCTCGGCGAGCTGATCGACCAGCGCCGCCGCCAGCTGCTCGCCGGCGGCGCCGCCCTCGGCCTGCTCGGCTTCCTCGGCGTCAGCCCCTGGGCAGCCGCGGCCCAGCCGGCCGGTGCGCCGCCGTTCGCCCGGCGTCACGGCCTGGCGTTCGACGCCGTGGCGGTGACCCGCGCCGACAGGGTCACGGTGCCGGCCGGTTATCGCGCCACCCCGCTGATTCCCTGGGGCACGCCGATCACCGGCAGCTACCCGGCGTTCCGCGCCGACGCCGGCAACAGTGCCGCCGAGCAGGCGGAGCAGACCGGCATGCACCACGACGGCATGCACTTCTTCCCCATCGACGGTCAGGGCGGTGGCGGCCAGCGCTCCGACCACGGCCTGCTGGTGGTCAACCACGAATACATCGATGCCCCGCTGCTGCACCCCGACGGCCCGACCGTGGTCGACGGCCGGCGCACCAGCGCCGAGGAAGTGCGCAAGGAGATCAACGCCCACGGCGTGTCGGTGGTGGAAATCCGCCGCGATGCCGGCGGCGACTGGCAGGTGGTGCCCGGCCCGCGCAACCGCCGCATCACCGCCGCCACGCCGATGCAGATCACCGGCCCGGCGCGCGGCCATGCCCTGCTGGCGACCGCCTGGAGCCCGGACGGCACCGCCACCCGCGGCACCCAGAACAACTGCGCCAATGGCTTCACCCCCTGGGGTACCTACCTGACCTGCGAGGAGAACTGGGCCGGCTACTTCGCCAGCCGCGACGCCGCCAAGCCGCGCGAGCTGAGCCGCTACGGGGTGGCGAGCAGCAGCCGCTACGGCTGGGAAACCCTCGAGGGCGACGAGTTCCGCCGCTTCGACGCCAGCCGCACGGCCGGCGACGCCAGCGGTGACTACCGCAACGAGCCGAACCACTTCGGCTGGATCGTCGAGATCGACCCCTTCGACCCCGAGTCGGTGCCGGTCAAGCACACCGCCCTCGGCCGCTTCGCCCACGAGGGGCTGATCTTCGCCAATCCGCAGCCGGGCAGGCCGCTGGTCTGCTATTCCGGCGACGATTCGCGTGGCGAGTACATCTACAAGTACGTCAGCCGCGACAGGTACGCCCCCGGCCGCGCCGACGGCCGCCTGCTCGACGAGGGCACCCTGTACGTCGCGCGCTTCAACGCCGACGGCAGCGGCGCCTGGCTGGCGCTGGACATCGAGGATGCGGAGTTCCGCGTCGCCTGCGCCGCCGCCGGGGTGAGCTTCGCCGACCAGGGCGATGTGCTGATCAACACCCGCAGCGCCGCCGACGCGGTCGGCGCCACCAGGATGGACCGTCCGGAGTGGGGCGCGGTGCACCCGCAGAGCAACGAGGTGTACTTCACCCTGACCAACAACACCAACCGGACCGCGGCCGACGCCGCCAACCCGCGGATCAACAACGCCTACGGCCACATCGTGCGCTGGCGCGAGGACCAGGCCGACAACGCCGGCCGCCGCTTCGCCTGGGACATCTTCCTGCTCGCCGGCCCGCAGGGCGACAGCCAGGGCCCGGACGGCCAGGCGCTGGACGCCGACAACATCCTCGCCAGCCCGGACGGCCTGTGGTTCGACCCGCAGGGCCGCCTGTGGATCCAGACCGACATGAGCGGCAGCCAGCTGAGCAGCGGGCCGTTCGGCAACAACCAGATGCTGGTGGCCGACCCGGCCAGCGGCGAGGTCAAGCGCTTCCTGGTCGGCCCGCTGGGCGCCGAGGTGACCGGCATCGCCGCCACCCCGGACATGCGCACCCTGTTCGTCAACATCCAGCATCCGGGCGAAGGCTCGACCGCGACCAACCTGCTCAGCAGCTGGCCGGACGGCCCGGGACGGCGGCCGCGTTCGGCCACCGTGGCGATCCGCCGCGAGGACGGCCAGCGCCTGCTGTGA
- a CDS encoding calcium-binding protein, with protein sequence MATLIGVSNTGAFDPGFEYSSFWQGIEDSSDEALALLDQLSDPISVQPYAGGYSLDFSDGTNIWFAGSIGSDRITIREFDLDSGDLDLGFRGRFTIRDDQDSFPPVKVKEVWVGNIGGYQLDLRGSLGVTDDGISGSVKEFYMFSANGSGPGGFDYVRFTGKVSMNAQGDIWGGKVKGVEWGRINFVDGQITNAVTYGKMTGTNIDAVALAAALDGQGFDGLMPFVTTGSDKITGTGGDDFLDGGAGNDKIYGEAGDDTIYGNTGNDQLFGGDGDDIIDGGAGQDRISDLSGNNTISDLEGKARITTGAGDDQITTGSGNDKIVAGDGDNNANAGAGNDNITTGSGNDLIEAGAGNDKITAGAGNDTVSAGAGNDKVVAGAGNDLIDGGEGSDILTGGPGSDTFVFSNMAVGGFDKITDFADGDVLAFDTGVFTQLAGATAENFTLGSAAVDGNDYLIYNAAKGALYYDADGAGGAAAIQIAGIKGAGASSIAFDDFQFV encoded by the coding sequence ATGGCAACCTTGATCGGCGTTTCCAATACCGGGGCCTTCGATCCCGGTTTCGAGTATTCCAGTTTCTGGCAGGGTATCGAGGACTCCAGTGATGAGGCCCTCGCCCTGCTCGACCAGCTATCGGATCCCATCAGTGTCCAGCCCTATGCCGGTGGATACAGCCTGGACTTCAGTGATGGAACGAATATCTGGTTCGCCGGCAGCATCGGCTCGGATCGCATCACCATCCGTGAGTTCGATCTGGACAGCGGCGATCTCGATCTGGGCTTCCGAGGCAGGTTCACCATCCGGGACGATCAGGACAGCTTCCCGCCGGTCAAGGTCAAGGAAGTCTGGGTCGGCAATATCGGCGGTTATCAGCTCGATCTTCGCGGCTCGCTGGGGGTTACGGATGACGGCATATCCGGCAGCGTCAAAGAGTTCTACATGTTCTCCGCCAACGGCTCCGGGCCCGGTGGGTTCGATTACGTCAGGTTCACCGGCAAGGTGTCCATGAACGCGCAGGGCGACATCTGGGGCGGCAAGGTCAAGGGTGTCGAGTGGGGTCGGATCAATTTCGTCGATGGCCAGATCACCAATGCGGTGACCTACGGCAAGATGACGGGCACCAATATCGACGCCGTCGCCCTGGCAGCCGCGCTGGACGGCCAGGGATTCGACGGCCTGATGCCGTTTGTCACCACGGGTAGCGACAAGATCACCGGAACGGGCGGCGACGATTTCCTCGACGGCGGGGCCGGCAACGACAAGATCTACGGCGAAGCGGGCGACGACACCATCTACGGCAACACCGGCAACGACCAGCTGTTTGGCGGCGATGGCGACGACATCATCGATGGCGGTGCCGGTCAGGACAGGATCAGCGATCTTTCCGGCAACAACACCATCTCCGATCTTGAGGGCAAGGCCCGGATTACCACCGGTGCCGGGGATGACCAGATAACGACCGGATCCGGAAACGACAAGATCGTTGCCGGCGATGGTGACAACAACGCCAATGCCGGTGCAGGCAACGACAACATCACCACCGGAAGCGGCAATGACCTCATCGAGGCGGGTGCCGGCAATGACAAGATCACTGCCGGAGCGGGCAACGATACGGTGTCTGCCGGTGCAGGAAACGACAAGGTGGTGGCCGGTGCCGGCAATGACCTCATCGATGGCGGAGAGGGCTCCGACATCCTCACCGGCGGCCCGGGCAGCGATACCTTCGTCTTCTCCAACATGGCCGTTGGCGGATTCGACAAGATCACCGACTTCGCCGATGGAGACGTCCTCGCCTTCGATACCGGCGTGTTTACCCAGTTGGCTGGCGCGACGGCCGAGAATTTCACCCTGGGCTCGGCCGCGGTGGATGGCAACGACTACCTGATCTACAACGCTGCCAAGGGCGCGCTGTACTACGACGCCGATGGTGCCGGTGGTGCAGCGGCCATCCAGATCGCCGGCATCAAGGGCGCGGGTGCCAGCTCGATCGCTTTCGATGATTTCCAGTTCGTCTAG
- a CDS encoding ankyrin repeat domain-containing protein, with translation MALAPRVPFQCLSAAEAAALVRAEPDLVLFDVRDRHSYQQEHLDGAMHLTEDRVPLWVARLEKSAALLVYCYHGNASKTFAQMFSDFRFARVYSVDGGYRPLASALAAPAEEAPSDSPSAVLAGFLADWGYPAGGLDTRGAHGLTPLMRAALLGRREIVQELLALGADLQARNDDGNTALWLACVSRDAGLVQDLIEAGSELDSRNDAGATALMYTASSDRAELLALLLAAGADPQLRNCDDLRAVELAASRDCLRLLRHTAT, from the coding sequence ATGGCCCTCGCCCCCCGCGTTCCCTTCCAATGCCTGTCCGCGGCCGAGGCCGCGGCGCTGGTCCGCGCCGAGCCGGACCTCGTCCTGTTCGACGTGCGCGACCGGCACAGCTACCAGCAGGAACATCTCGACGGCGCCATGCACCTGACCGAGGACCGCGTGCCGCTGTGGGTCGCTCGCCTGGAGAAGAGCGCGGCGCTGCTGGTCTACTGCTACCACGGCAACGCCAGCAAGACCTTCGCGCAGATGTTCAGCGACTTCCGCTTCGCCCGCGTGTACAGCGTCGACGGCGGCTACCGGCCGCTGGCCAGCGCCCTGGCCGCGCCCGCCGAGGAGGCGCCGAGCGACAGCCCGAGCGCGGTGCTGGCCGGCTTTCTCGCCGACTGGGGCTACCCGGCCGGCGGGCTCGACACCCGCGGCGCACATGGCCTGACCCCGCTGATGCGCGCCGCCCTGCTCGGCCGCCGCGAGATCGTCCAGGAGCTGCTGGCTCTCGGCGCCGACCTGCAGGCGCGCAACGACGACGGCAACACCGCACTGTGGCTGGCCTGCGTGTCGCGCGACGCCGGCCTGGTGCAGGACCTGATCGAGGCCGGCAGCGAGCTGGACAGCCGCAACGACGCCGGCGCCACCGCGCTGATGTACACCGCCTCCAGCGATCGCGCCGAGCTGCTCGCGCTGCTGCTTGCCGCCGGCGCCGACCCGCAGCTGCGCAACTGCGACGACCTGCGCGCGGTGGAGCTGGCTGCTTCGCGGGATTGCCTCAGGCTACTGCGGCATACGGCGACATGA
- a CDS encoding EamA family transporter, translating into MPYLLIVTLLWAFSFSLIGEYLAGQVDSDFAVLARVLVAALVFLPFTVWRGLPMRLLGGLWLAGALQFGVTYLCLYRSFTVLTVPEVLLFTVLTPIYVTLIDDALARRFNRWALLAAVVAVGGGAIIRFRPLEGDYLLGFLLLQVANATFAAGQVLCRQLLARHPVAQPLPRFFGHFFLGALLIALPSFLLFGNPARLPHTAVQWGVLLWMGLFATALGMYWWVKGSTRVDAGTLAVMNELHVPAGLVVNLLIWNRDADLPRLAAGGAVILLAMALNHLGRRRWAAPSPA; encoded by the coding sequence ATGCCATACCTGCTGATCGTCACCCTGCTCTGGGCCTTCTCCTTCAGCCTGATCGGCGAGTACCTCGCCGGCCAGGTGGACAGCGACTTCGCCGTGCTGGCGCGGGTGCTGGTCGCCGCCCTGGTATTCCTGCCATTCACCGTCTGGCGCGGCCTGCCTATGCGGCTGCTGGGCGGCCTGTGGCTGGCCGGCGCGCTGCAGTTCGGCGTCACCTACCTGTGCCTGTACCGCAGCTTCACGGTGCTGACGGTGCCCGAGGTGCTGCTGTTCACCGTGCTCACGCCGATCTACGTGACCCTGATCGACGACGCCCTGGCGCGGCGCTTCAACCGCTGGGCGCTGCTCGCGGCGGTGGTGGCGGTGGGCGGCGGGGCGATCATCCGTTTCCGGCCGCTGGAGGGCGACTACCTGCTCGGCTTCCTGCTGCTGCAGGTGGCCAACGCCACCTTCGCCGCCGGCCAGGTGCTGTGCCGCCAACTGCTCGCCCGCCATCCGGTGGCGCAGCCGCTGCCACGCTTCTTCGGCCACTTCTTCCTCGGCGCGCTGCTGATCGCCCTGCCCTCGTTCCTGCTGTTCGGCAATCCCGCCAGGCTGCCGCACACCGCGGTGCAGTGGGGCGTGCTGCTGTGGATGGGCCTGTTCGCCACCGCGCTGGGCATGTACTGGTGGGTGAAGGGCAGCACCCGGGTCGATGCCGGCACCCTGGCGGTGATGAACGAGCTGCACGTGCCGGCCGGCCTGGTGGTCAACCTGCTGATCTGGAACCGCGACGCCGACCTGCCGCGGCTGGCCGCCGGCGGTGCGGTGATCCTCCTCGCCATGGCGCTCAACCACCTCGGTCGGCGCCGCTGGGCCGCGCCCAGCCCGGCCTAA